The following proteins come from a genomic window of Pseudomonas sp. MAG733B:
- a CDS encoding acyl-CoA dehydrogenase family protein: MDIQFSPEEVEFREEVRAFLRDQLPADIAARINQGKSVCKDDQVRWMRILNDKGWLAASWPVEQGGTGWGAVQKHIFDEECSVAGAPRIVPFGVNMVGPVIIKFGTPEQKAHYLPRILNCDDWWCQGYSEPGAGSDLASLKTRAVRDGDHYVVNGQKTWTSTGHMADWMFCLVRTDVEAQQQRGISFLLIDMKTPGITVRPIITLEGGHYVNEVFLDNVRVPVQNLVGRENEGWTCAKYLLTHERTTIAGIGIAKAMLARLKKIASVEKRNGKPLIEDPGFRAQIADVEIQLMAIGMSNLRILAAARDGGVPGSESSILKIKGTEIRQAITYLLTKAAGPYAVPLLKDELGYDFDGELLHNAYSTTSTCQYLEMRKASVYGGSTEIQKNIIAKMILEL; this comes from the coding sequence ATGGACATCCAGTTCAGCCCTGAGGAAGTCGAATTTCGCGAAGAGGTCCGCGCCTTTCTACGGGACCAGCTACCGGCGGATATCGCCGCCCGAATCAACCAAGGCAAGAGCGTCTGCAAAGACGATCAGGTGCGCTGGATGCGCATTCTCAATGACAAGGGCTGGCTGGCTGCAAGCTGGCCGGTGGAGCAGGGCGGCACCGGTTGGGGCGCGGTGCAAAAGCATATTTTCGACGAAGAGTGCTCAGTGGCGGGCGCACCCAGAATCGTGCCGTTCGGCGTGAACATGGTCGGCCCGGTGATCATCAAGTTCGGCACGCCCGAGCAAAAGGCGCATTACCTGCCGCGCATTCTCAATTGCGATGACTGGTGGTGTCAGGGCTATTCCGAACCCGGCGCCGGCTCCGACCTGGCCAGCCTGAAAACCCGTGCCGTGCGCGATGGCGACCATTATGTGGTCAATGGCCAGAAAACCTGGACCTCCACCGGCCATATGGCCGACTGGATGTTCTGTCTGGTGCGTACCGATGTCGAGGCGCAGCAGCAACGCGGAATTTCCTTCCTGCTGATCGACATGAAGACTCCCGGCATCACCGTGCGGCCGATCATCACCCTCGAAGGTGGTCACTACGTCAACGAAGTGTTCCTCGACAATGTACGCGTGCCGGTGCAGAACCTGGTCGGTCGTGAGAACGAAGGCTGGACCTGCGCCAAATACCTGCTCACCCATGAGCGCACGACCATCGCCGGTATCGGCATTGCCAAGGCCATGCTCGCGCGCCTGAAAAAGATCGCCAGTGTCGAGAAGCGCAACGGTAAACCGCTGATCGAGGACCCGGGCTTTCGCGCACAAATCGCCGACGTCGAAATCCAGTTGATGGCTATCGGCATGAGCAACTTGCGCATCCTCGCTGCGGCCCGCGATGGCGGCGTCCCAGGTTCGGAAAGCTCGATCCTGAAAATCAAGGGCACCGAGATCCGCCAGGCCATCACTTACCTGTTGACCAAGGCAGCGGGGCCTTATGCCGTGCCGTTGCTCAAGGACGAGTTGGGTTACGACTTCGATGGCGAGTTGCTGCACAACGCCTACAGCACCACGTCGACCTGCCAGTACCTGGAAATGCGCAAAGCCTCGGTCTACGGCGGGTCCACGGAAATCCAGAAGAACATCATCGCCAAGATGATTCTCGAACTGTAA
- a CDS encoding acyl-CoA dehydrogenase family protein: MDVQRKIYREDHEMFRTTVRRFLEREYLPGREHGDDVDRSVWLKAGREGLLCVMLPAQFGGGGDFGHAAVVREEFARAGVCDGALSLHSDVIAPCIALLGSEEQQRRWLPGVCSGEAILALAVAEPQGKFKKTLPTQAIRNGDQYVINGSKACVGNGMQGNLIVLACRIGADEGLSLIMVETDRAGLHRSRSLQSGGQASAAELFFDNVRVPLGNLLGEAGRGMEYLNQAWGQEHLLLAIFAARRLEHLLQQTLADVQQPDGNGGSRWDLPYTRLKLAGIKARTVGLRILVDYYLGARLRHPLSAEHSAIANLNASETLRKCSDELTRLRGTGGALRTHSTANALTEHGGAGKAMHEIIAHAL, encoded by the coding sequence ATGGACGTTCAGCGCAAGATCTACCGCGAAGACCATGAAATGTTCCGCACCACCGTGCGGCGCTTTCTGGAGCGTGAATACCTGCCGGGCCGGGAACACGGCGACGATGTCGATCGCAGTGTCTGGCTGAAGGCTGGGCGCGAGGGATTGCTGTGCGTGATGTTGCCGGCGCAATTCGGTGGCGGCGGCGACTTCGGTCATGCGGCGGTGGTTCGTGAGGAGTTCGCCCGGGCCGGTGTCTGCGACGGGGCGTTGTCCCTGCATTCGGACGTTATCGCGCCGTGCATTGCCCTGCTGGGCAGTGAAGAACAGCAACGCCGCTGGTTGCCCGGCGTTTGCAGCGGCGAGGCGATTCTGGCACTTGCGGTCGCCGAGCCTCAGGGCAAATTCAAGAAAACCTTGCCCACTCAGGCTATCCGCAACGGTGATCAGTACGTGATCAACGGCAGCAAGGCCTGTGTCGGCAATGGCATGCAGGGCAACCTGATCGTGCTGGCCTGTCGCATCGGGGCGGATGAAGGCCTGAGCCTGATCATGGTCGAAACCGATCGGGCAGGATTGCATCGCTCGCGCAGCCTGCAAAGTGGCGGACAAGCCAGTGCCGCCGAACTGTTTTTCGACAACGTGCGCGTGCCCCTCGGCAACTTGCTGGGCGAGGCGGGCCGGGGTATGGAATACCTGAATCAGGCGTGGGGCCAGGAACACCTGCTGCTGGCGATTTTCGCCGCCCGGCGCCTGGAACATTTGCTCCAGCAGACCCTCGCCGATGTGCAACAGCCCGATGGCAACGGCGGTTCACGCTGGGATTTGCCGTACACCCGCCTGAAGCTGGCCGGGATCAAGGCGCGAACCGTGGGTTTGCGCATCCTGGTCGATTACTACCTCGGGGCACGCCTGCGTCACCCGTTGTCCGCCGAGCATTCGGCGATCGCCAATCTCAATGCCAGCGAAACCCTGCGCAAATGCAGCGATGAGCTCACACGGCTACGCGGCACCGGCGGCGCCTTGCGCACCCACTCCACGGCCAATGCCCTGACCGAACACGGCGGGGCCGGCAAAGCCATGCACGAAATCATTGCCCACGCGTTGTGA
- a CDS encoding LuxR C-terminal-related transcriptional regulator: MPAHWDNPGIMPVAPSSATAPGETSVTRSVSIKYASPKSADSHLSRSRLLQQMAEADTARLILIRAAAGFGKTTLMQQYRERSLANGKHVLWINLEAADNDLQRFVGLLDNGLRGLLPVTAESLGDEQHSAGDLLEQIAASTTPFAILLDEVEVIQNSEVLDFLQQLVEQLPTGSVVVMASRSTPGIGLGRIRARGQLLEIRPSDLRFTPDEAMAFIREKRQIPLHDNELETLYRRTEGWIAGLYLASLSLKDREDHAAFISSFSGSNLELAEYLTEDILARQSEDCRVFLMQTSVLEQFCVPLCEAVTGRSDSRAMIDHLDRTNLFLVPVDSQQQWFRYHHLFASFLRHALDRLYPGMARTLHETAARWFFQAKQPIPAIEHLFSAGLLDEAAEGLNTHLDTLIDSGRTRLLLRWLDRIPLETRDQYPQLNQVCAWLLGTTTRLKEAMQVAERLERQSGPAYAYVTEVLHCLHLGVTDHSEECCRRGIEALARIPDDEVHLYMVLASSVAMNMVASGRYDEARNLLSNALQRDPRIHSSFLRHTFSVNESILDLIQGRLSNAIVRMQSTPDSPQNNGQRKPHEAKLSMDILHGLLLYESGEFEGAEKYLSRSLFFAKQVSSPENQIVTHVLTARIAYSRGDRTTWMRCLVELEQIGRQVGSRRVECSAWLERARVALLEQRLDTAVQALNSADLTGDWDRPEFIRFANDVDTPSIARQRLRIAQGEGAAAVKALRGAIEQARSWQHHRRELKLHILLAMALDSLQQPQEAFLALNDALRLASHDGFLATFIEEGDRLAGLLQRWAATGKARCKELGIEPAFVEKLLQQLGVIGGNMDGARNDNGAHEVLTVREYQILQLLAAGHRNKDIAEKVFLSEFTVKSHLQKIYAKLDAKGRTETLAIARAKGWIS, from the coding sequence ATGCCTGCTCACTGGGACAACCCTGGGATCATGCCCGTCGCCCCTTCCAGCGCAACTGCCCCGGGCGAGACGTCTGTCACTCGAAGTGTCTCCATCAAATACGCCAGTCCGAAATCCGCTGACAGCCACCTCTCACGTTCACGCCTGTTGCAGCAAATGGCCGAGGCGGACACCGCCCGTCTGATCCTCATCCGCGCCGCCGCCGGGTTCGGCAAGACCACGCTCATGCAGCAATACCGCGAACGCAGTCTGGCGAACGGCAAACATGTGCTGTGGATCAACCTGGAAGCCGCCGACAATGACTTGCAACGTTTTGTCGGTTTACTGGACAACGGCCTGCGCGGCTTGCTGCCGGTGACCGCCGAATCGCTGGGCGATGAACAGCACAGCGCCGGCGACCTGCTGGAGCAGATCGCCGCCAGTACAACGCCGTTTGCCATCCTGCTTGATGAAGTTGAAGTCATCCAGAACTCCGAAGTCCTGGATTTTCTCCAGCAACTGGTCGAGCAATTGCCCACGGGCAGCGTCGTGGTGATGGCGTCGCGCTCGACGCCGGGCATTGGCCTGGGTCGCATTCGTGCCCGTGGCCAGTTGCTGGAAATCCGGCCGAGTGACCTGCGCTTCACCCCCGACGAGGCCATGGCCTTCATTCGCGAAAAGCGACAAATCCCGTTGCACGACAATGAACTGGAAACCCTGTACCGCCGCACGGAAGGCTGGATCGCCGGGCTCTATCTGGCCAGCCTGTCGCTCAAGGATCGCGAGGATCATGCCGCGTTCATCTCATCCTTTTCCGGCTCCAACCTTGAGCTGGCCGAGTACCTGACCGAGGACATCCTTGCGCGCCAGAGCGAAGACTGCCGCGTGTTCCTGATGCAAACCAGCGTCCTTGAACAGTTCTGCGTGCCTCTTTGCGAAGCGGTAACCGGCCGCAGTGACAGCCGCGCGATGATTGACCATTTGGACCGGACCAACCTGTTCCTGGTGCCGGTCGACAGTCAGCAACAGTGGTTTCGCTACCATCATCTGTTTGCCAGTTTCTTGCGGCACGCCCTGGACCGCTTGTATCCGGGCATGGCCAGGACGCTTCATGAAACGGCCGCTCGCTGGTTTTTCCAGGCGAAGCAACCGATTCCGGCCATCGAGCACCTGTTCAGCGCCGGCCTGCTGGACGAAGCCGCCGAGGGCTTGAACACCCACCTGGATACGCTGATCGACAGCGGCCGCACGCGTCTGCTGCTGCGCTGGCTGGACCGCATTCCGCTGGAAACCCGCGACCAGTACCCGCAACTCAATCAGGTCTGTGCCTGGTTGCTGGGGACGACGACTCGTTTGAAAGAAGCCATGCAGGTTGCCGAACGTCTTGAGCGTCAGTCGGGACCTGCCTATGCCTACGTCACCGAAGTCCTGCATTGCCTGCACCTGGGCGTTACCGATCACAGCGAGGAATGTTGCCGTCGAGGCATCGAAGCACTCGCACGCATACCCGACGACGAGGTCCACCTGTACATGGTGCTGGCCAGCTCGGTAGCCATGAACATGGTCGCCAGCGGCCGTTACGATGAAGCGCGCAACCTGTTGTCGAATGCGCTGCAACGCGACCCACGGATTCATTCGAGCTTTTTGCGCCATACCTTCAGCGTCAACGAGAGCATTCTGGACCTGATCCAGGGGCGCCTGAGCAACGCCATCGTGCGCATGCAGAGCACGCCGGACAGTCCGCAAAACAACGGCCAGCGCAAGCCGCACGAAGCCAAGCTGTCGATGGACATCCTCCACGGCTTGCTGTTGTACGAAAGCGGCGAGTTTGAAGGAGCAGAGAAATACCTGTCGCGTAGCCTGTTTTTCGCCAAGCAGGTCAGCTCTCCAGAGAACCAGATTGTTACCCACGTGCTGACTGCGCGAATCGCTTACAGCCGTGGTGATCGCACCACCTGGATGCGCTGTCTGGTGGAGCTGGAACAGATTGGCCGGCAGGTCGGCTCGCGTCGAGTCGAATGCTCGGCGTGGCTGGAGCGCGCTCGCGTGGCATTGCTCGAACAGCGTCTGGACACGGCCGTGCAAGCGCTGAATTCGGCGGACCTGACCGGCGACTGGGATCGCCCCGAGTTCATCCGCTTCGCCAATGACGTCGATACTCCCAGTATCGCCCGCCAGCGTTTGCGCATTGCCCAGGGCGAAGGCGCCGCAGCGGTCAAGGCGCTGCGTGGGGCGATCGAGCAGGCACGGAGCTGGCAACATCACCGTCGCGAACTGAAGCTGCACATCCTTCTGGCGATGGCGTTGGACAGCCTGCAGCAACCACAAGAAGCCTTCCTGGCGCTCAACGATGCATTGCGCCTGGCCAGCCATGATGGCTTCCTCGCCACGTTCATCGAGGAAGGTGATCGACTGGCCGGACTGCTGCAACGCTGGGCCGCAACCGGCAAGGCTCGCTGCAAGGAACTGGGCATCGAACCGGCCTTCGTCGAGAAGCTGTTGCAACAGCTGGGTGTCATCGGCGGCAACATGGATGGCGCACGCAACGATAACGGTGCCCACGAAGTACTGACGGTGCGTGAATACCAGATCCTGCAACTGCTGGCCGCCGGGCATCGCAACAAGGACATCGCCGAGAAAGTATTCCTCTCCGAGTTCACGGTGAAATCGCACTTGCAGAAGATCTACGCAAAGCTCGATGCCAAGGGACGCACCGAAACCCTGGCGATTGCCCGAGCGAAAGGCTGGATCTCCTGA
- a CDS encoding MFS transporter yields the protein MSQAAEQYLPITSDYSEQQTRLVYRKVILRLLPYLFLAYAINTIDRLNVSFAKLRMAEDIALTDAAYGIGAGIFYLGYILFEVPSNVYLQRIGARATLTRIMLLWGMVTVATAFVTTANQLIFARFLLGVAEAGFFPGVILYLTYWFPAALRARITAVFLMAAMIAGIVSGPLAGTIMSHFDGWLGLRDWQVLFVVEGIPAMLLGVFGWFWLVDKPEEARWLTAQEKHVLASALAQGRPADTPNAKLTEVLRNPRVYIAGLVFFCIYSGSNTVSYWMPTLIRGFGVQDLKTIGLLASVPYMCALVGMYLLARSSDKRLERRWHVSLTLLLSATCFFLLGPFQDHLLFSLLFMSVGAAAALSALSLFWSIPPALLSPSAAAVGIAVISCIGGMAGVVSQIVVGAIKSATGDLYLAFDVIAGVLVVGAVVLLVGIPARQLTERVKP from the coding sequence ATGAGTCAAGCAGCGGAGCAGTACCTGCCGATAACGTCCGACTATTCAGAACAGCAAACTCGTCTGGTTTACCGCAAAGTGATTTTGCGGTTGTTGCCTTACCTGTTCCTGGCCTACGCCATCAACACTATCGACCGCTTGAACGTGTCCTTCGCCAAGCTGCGCATGGCTGAAGACATCGCCCTTACAGACGCGGCCTACGGCATCGGCGCGGGCATTTTCTATCTGGGTTACATCCTCTTCGAGGTGCCGAGCAACGTCTATCTGCAGCGCATCGGCGCCCGCGCCACGCTCACGCGGATCATGCTGCTGTGGGGCATGGTGACGGTGGCCACGGCTTTCGTGACCACGGCGAATCAACTGATCTTCGCGCGGTTTTTGCTCGGTGTGGCGGAAGCCGGGTTTTTTCCCGGCGTCATCCTGTACCTGACTTACTGGTTTCCGGCCGCGCTGCGTGCACGTATCACCGCCGTGTTCCTGATGGCGGCGATGATCGCAGGCATCGTCAGCGGACCGCTGGCCGGCACCATCATGAGCCATTTCGATGGCTGGCTGGGACTGCGGGACTGGCAGGTGCTGTTTGTTGTCGAGGGGATTCCGGCGATGTTGCTGGGGGTGTTCGGCTGGTTCTGGCTGGTCGATAAACCAGAAGAGGCGCGCTGGCTCACCGCACAGGAAAAACACGTACTCGCTTCAGCCCTCGCTCAGGGACGACCGGCAGACACTCCCAATGCCAAGCTGACTGAGGTGCTGCGCAATCCTCGCGTGTATATCGCCGGGTTGGTGTTCTTTTGTATCTACAGCGGTTCGAACACGGTGTCCTATTGGATGCCGACGTTGATTCGCGGCTTTGGCGTTCAGGACCTGAAGACCATCGGCCTGTTGGCCAGCGTGCCTTACATGTGCGCGTTGGTCGGCATGTACCTGCTGGCGCGCAGTTCCGACAAACGCCTGGAGCGGCGCTGGCACGTGAGCTTGACCCTGCTGCTGAGCGCGACCTGCTTCTTTCTGCTCGGCCCGTTCCAGGACCACTTGCTGTTTTCGCTGCTGTTCATGAGTGTCGGCGCGGCTGCCGCGTTGTCCGCTTTGTCGTTGTTCTGGAGTATTCCACCGGCCTTGCTGTCGCCTTCGGCGGCGGCGGTGGGCATTGCGGTCATCAGCTGCATCGGCGGCATGGCCGGTGTGGTCAGTCAGATCGTGGTGGGCGCGATCAAATCGGCGACGGGGGATTTGTACCTGGCGTTCGATGTGATCGCCGGCGTGTTGGTGGTGGGCGCCGTGGTGTTGCTGGTGGGCATTCCTGCCAGGCAATTGACTGAACGCGTTAAGCCGTAA
- a CDS encoding FAD-binding protein, with the protein MTILVIAEHEAGAIASATLNTVAAAQQIGGDIHLLVTGSDVSGAAEAAAKIVGVSKVLVADNAAYAHQLPENIAPLIVELAGAYSHILAPATSNGKNILPRVAAQLDVDQISEIIAVVSADTFKRPIYAGNAIATVQSSASVKVISVRATGFDAVAAEGGAADVVHVNAVHDTGLSAFVAEELAKSDRPELTAAKIVVSGGRGMQNGDNFQYLYSLADKLGAGVGASRAAVDAGFVPNDMQVGQTGKIVAPQLYIAVGISGAIQHLAGMKDSKIIVAINKDEEAPIFQVADYGLVADLFEAVPELEQAL; encoded by the coding sequence ATGACTATCCTGGTTATTGCAGAGCACGAAGCCGGCGCAATCGCCTCGGCAACCCTGAACACGGTTGCTGCGGCGCAGCAGATCGGCGGTGACATTCATCTGCTGGTGACGGGTTCCGATGTCAGCGGTGCAGCCGAGGCAGCCGCCAAAATCGTCGGCGTGAGCAAGGTGCTGGTGGCCGATAACGCTGCCTACGCCCACCAATTGCCGGAAAACATCGCGCCGCTGATCGTGGAGCTGGCCGGGGCTTACAGCCACATTCTGGCGCCCGCCACCTCCAATGGTAAAAACATCCTGCCGCGTGTTGCCGCGCAACTGGACGTTGACCAGATCTCCGAGATCATTGCCGTTGTATCGGCGGACACGTTCAAGCGCCCAATCTATGCCGGCAACGCCATCGCGACCGTGCAGTCTTCGGCATCGGTGAAAGTGATCAGCGTGCGTGCCACTGGCTTCGACGCCGTTGCCGCAGAAGGGGGCGCGGCGGATGTCGTGCACGTAAACGCCGTCCATGACACCGGCCTATCGGCATTCGTCGCCGAAGAATTGGCCAAGTCCGACCGCCCTGAACTGACCGCTGCGAAAATCGTCGTGTCCGGTGGTCGCGGCATGCAGAACGGCGACAACTTCCAGTACCTGTACTCCTTGGCCGACAAGCTCGGTGCCGGTGTTGGCGCCTCGCGGGCGGCGGTCGATGCCGGTTTCGTGCCCAACGACATGCAGGTCGGCCAGACCGGCAAGATCGTTGCGCCACAGTTGTACATCGCCGTCGGTATCAGCGGCGCCATCCAGCATCTGGCGGGGATGAAAGACTCGAAGATCATCGTCGCGATCAACAAGGACGAAGAGGCGCCGATTTTCCAGGTCGCCGACTACGGTCTGGTGGCGGATCTGTTCGAAGCAGTACCGGAGCTGGAACAAGCCCTCTGA
- a CDS encoding lipid-transfer protein produces MSEKVLVAGVGMIPFTKPGASPSYIDMGAEAVRMALADAGLSYDQVQMAFAGYVYGDTTCGQAVLYRVGRTAIPVFNVNNACATGSSALYLARAAVESGQVECALAVGFEQMRPGPTRSNFDDRPLPRGDYLPIQDELCGDAGDIPRNLITFGGAGREHMRKYGTQMSTFAAIRAKASRHAANNPLALFKKVVTTEEVMNDQLMWEGVMTRMMACPPTCGAAAAIICSPAFARKHGLRTDVAILAQSLVTDPTESFEPKTMIGFVGSYMAERAANEVYEKAGVGPQDIRVVELHDCFAHNELLTYESLGLCPVGGAEKFVLDGDNTYGGRVVTNPSGGLLCKGHPLGATGLAQCYELSHQLRGTAGARQVEGVQHALQHNLGLGGACVVTLFGRN; encoded by the coding sequence ATGAGTGAAAAAGTGTTAGTAGCCGGAGTCGGCATGATCCCTTTCACCAAGCCAGGCGCGAGCCCAAGCTATATCGACATGGGCGCCGAAGCGGTGCGCATGGCCCTGGCCGACGCAGGCCTCAGCTACGACCAGGTGCAGATGGCGTTCGCCGGTTACGTTTACGGCGACACCACCTGCGGCCAGGCTGTGCTGTATCGCGTGGGCCGTACGGCGATTCCGGTGTTCAACGTCAACAACGCCTGCGCCACCGGTTCGAGCGCGCTGTACCTGGCGCGTGCCGCCGTCGAGAGCGGGCAGGTCGAATGCGCCCTGGCAGTCGGTTTCGAACAGATGCGTCCGGGGCCGACCCGTTCCAATTTCGACGACCGTCCGTTGCCCCGTGGCGACTACCTGCCGATCCAGGACGAATTGTGCGGCGATGCCGGTGACATTCCGCGCAACCTGATCACCTTCGGCGGTGCGGGCCGTGAGCACATGCGCAAGTACGGCACGCAAATGAGCACCTTTGCCGCGATCCGCGCCAAGGCCAGCCGCCATGCCGCCAACAACCCGTTGGCGCTGTTCAAGAAAGTCGTGACCACCGAAGAGGTGATGAATGACCAGCTCATGTGGGAAGGCGTGATGACCCGCATGATGGCTTGCCCGCCAACCTGTGGCGCTGCCGCCGCGATCATCTGCTCGCCGGCGTTTGCCCGCAAACATGGCCTGCGCACCGACGTGGCGATCCTCGCCCAATCGCTGGTGACTGACCCGACGGAGTCGTTCGAGCCGAAAACCATGATCGGTTTCGTCGGTTCGTACATGGCCGAGCGCGCCGCCAACGAAGTCTACGAAAAGGCCGGTGTTGGCCCGCAAGACATCCGTGTGGTCGAGCTGCATGACTGCTTTGCCCACAACGAATTGCTGACCTACGAATCCCTTGGTCTGTGCCCGGTCGGCGGCGCCGAGAAATTCGTGCTCGACGGCGACAACACCTACGGCGGGCGAGTGGTGACCAACCCGTCCGGCGGTTTGCTTTGCAAAGGCCATCCGCTGGGCGCTACGGGCCTGGCGCAGTGCTACGAGTTGAGCCATCAGCTGCGCGGCACCGCCGGAGCGCGGCAGGTCGAAGGCGTGCAGCACGCGTTGCAGCACAACCTCGGCCTGGGTGGCGCCTGTGTCGTCACGCTGTTCGGCAGGAACTGA
- a CDS encoding electron transfer flavoprotein subunit beta/FixA family protein, translating to MKVLVAVKRVVDFNVKVRVKADHSGIDLANVKMALNPFCEIAVEEAVRLKEQGIATEIVVVSVGPTTAQEQLRTALALGADRAILIESNDDLNSLAVAKLLKAVVDQEQPQLVILGKQAIDSDNNQTGQMLAALTGFAQGTFASKVAISGNTVSVTREIDSGLQTVALSLPAIVTTDLRLNEPRYASLPNIMKAKKKPLETVTPASLGVNTASTVTTLKVETPPTRSAGIKVKSVAELVEKLKNEAKVI from the coding sequence ATGAAAGTCCTCGTAGCCGTCAAGCGCGTGGTCGATTTCAACGTCAAGGTTCGCGTCAAGGCGGACCATTCCGGCATCGACCTCGCCAACGTAAAAATGGCCCTGAACCCGTTCTGCGAAATTGCCGTGGAAGAAGCCGTGCGCCTGAAAGAGCAGGGCATAGCCACTGAGATCGTCGTGGTTTCCGTAGGGCCAACCACGGCTCAAGAGCAATTGCGTACCGCCCTGGCATTGGGGGCCGACCGCGCGATCCTCATCGAAAGCAACGATGACTTGAACTCGCTGGCCGTGGCCAAGCTGCTCAAGGCCGTTGTCGACCAGGAACAGCCGCAACTGGTGATCCTCGGCAAACAAGCCATCGACAGCGACAACAACCAGACTGGCCAGATGCTTGCCGCACTCACCGGGTTTGCCCAAGGCACCTTCGCATCCAAAGTTGCGATCAGCGGAAACACGGTGAGCGTGACCCGTGAAATCGACAGCGGCTTGCAGACCGTCGCCTTGAGCCTGCCTGCCATCGTCACCACCGACCTGCGCCTCAACGAGCCGCGCTATGCGTCGTTGCCGAACATCATGAAGGCCAAGAAAAAGCCGCTGGAAACTGTCACGCCCGCATCGCTCGGGGTGAACACGGCGTCCACCGTCACCACCCTGAAAGTAGAAACACCGCCAACCCGCAGCGCCGGGATCAAGGTCAAGTCGGTGGCGGAACTGGTCGAGAAACTCAAGAACGAGGCGAAGGTAATCTGA
- a CDS encoding acyl-CoA dehydrogenase — protein sequence MDFKLSEEQQMLQDTAARLVRDTYGFEHREQFRESAQGFSGEFWQQLGELGLTTVPFAEAYGGFGGNGVDVMLVAQELGRGLCLEPWLHSVIFAGGLVEQLGSAAQKSELLPQVASAQLQLAVAVDEPQSHYQLHDVQTRAVAVNGGWALSGHKSLVVGGQSAGLILVSARVAGDERDEAGISLFLVDPASPGISIREYPTMDGRRACDLFLDNVFVSCAAVLGADGRALDALRYQQGRAIATQCAEAVGSMEATCALTLDYLKTRKQFGQVIGKFQALQHRMVDMHIELDQATSMAMLAACVADESDSPERSRTLAAAKYIVCRAARYVADQGIQLHGGIGLTWEYVLSHHAKHLLMVARQFGDDDHHLQEYSALMQAV from the coding sequence ATGGACTTCAAACTTTCAGAAGAGCAGCAAATGCTGCAAGACACCGCTGCCCGACTGGTTCGCGACACCTACGGTTTCGAGCACCGCGAGCAATTCCGCGAAAGCGCACAAGGCTTCAGCGGCGAGTTCTGGCAACAGCTGGGCGAACTGGGCCTGACCACGGTGCCGTTTGCCGAGGCCTACGGTGGCTTTGGTGGCAATGGCGTCGATGTGATGCTGGTTGCCCAGGAACTGGGGCGTGGCCTGTGTCTTGAGCCTTGGTTGCACTCGGTGATTTTCGCCGGTGGGCTGGTCGAGCAGCTCGGCAGTGCGGCGCAGAAAAGCGAACTGCTGCCGCAGGTTGCCAGTGCGCAGCTGCAATTGGCGGTGGCTGTCGACGAGCCGCAGAGCCATTACCAGTTACACGACGTGCAGACCCGCGCCGTGGCGGTTAACGGCGGCTGGGCCCTCTCGGGACACAAGTCGCTGGTGGTGGGCGGGCAGAGCGCCGGTCTGATTCTGGTATCGGCGCGCGTCGCCGGCGATGAACGCGACGAAGCTGGCATCAGCCTGTTCCTGGTCGATCCGGCGAGTCCGGGGATCAGCATCCGCGAGTACCCGACCATGGATGGCCGCCGAGCCTGTGACCTGTTCCTCGACAATGTGTTTGTCAGTTGCGCCGCCGTGCTGGGCGCGGACGGCCGGGCACTGGATGCATTGCGCTACCAGCAGGGCCGTGCCATCGCAACCCAGTGTGCCGAAGCGGTTGGCAGCATGGAGGCCACGTGTGCGTTGACACTCGATTACCTCAAGACCCGCAAGCAATTCGGTCAGGTCATCGGCAAGTTTCAGGCTCTGCAACACCGCATGGTCGACATGCACATCGAACTGGATCAGGCGACGTCCATGGCCATGCTCGCGGCCTGTGTGGCCGACGAGTCGGACAGTCCGGAACGTAGCCGCACGCTGGCCGCTGCCAAGTACATCGTTTGCCGTGCCGCGCGTTATGTCGCCGATCAGGGCATCCAGTTGCATGGCGGGATCGGCCTGACCTGGGAATACGTCCTCTCTCACCACGCCAAGCACCTGCTGATGGTGGCTCGCCAGTTCGGCGATGACGACCATCACCTGCAGGAATACAGCGCACTCATGCAGGCGGTCTGA